Genomic window (Achromobacter sp. B7):
ATCGAAAACGAAGCCAACAACGGTTTGAAGAACGACAAGTACACCCTGGCGATGGCCCGCACCAGCGACCCGCACTCGGCCACCGCGCAGTTCTTCATCAACGTGTCCAACAATGATTTCCTGAACTTCACGTCGCCCACGCCGAACGGCTGGGGCTACGCCGTGTTCGGCACCATCACCGAAGGCACCGACGTGGTCGAAAAGATCAAGGGCGTGAAGACCGGCAACAAGGGCTTCCACCAGAACGTGCCCAACGAAGACGTGATCATCGAGAAGGCCGAGATTCTTGAATAAGATTGCCCTGCCCGGCCCGATCTGGCTGGCGTCCGACCTGCACTTGGGGCCGGCCACGCCGGCCACCTCCGAGGCATTCCTGGCGTTTCTGGAGGCCGCGCGGCAGGAAGCTGCCGCGTTGCTGCTGCCGGGCGACATCTTTGACGCCTGGATCGGCGATGACGTGATCCGCGCCGCGCCGCCGTGGCTTGCCACGGTGCTGACGGCGCTGCGCGACACCAGCGCACGCATTCCGGTATGGCTGGGGCGCGGCAACCGCGACTTCCTCATCGGGGAAGAATTGGCGACGGCGGTGGGCGCCAAGCTCTTGCCCGAGCCCGCCCTGCTGCAAACGGATGCCGGCCCGGTGCTGCTGACGCACGGCGACGAGTTCTGTACGGACGACGCCGCGTATCAGCAGTTCCGCAAGATGGTCCGCAATCCGCAGTGGCAGGCCGAGTTCCTGGCCAAGACCATCCCCGAGCGCCTGGCGATGGCGCAGCAGGCTCGCGGCGAAAGCCAGGCAGCCAACCAGACGAAGTCCATGGAAATCATGGACGTCAATGGCGCCGCCATCGAGGCGATCTTCCGCGACAGCGGCGTGCCCGTACTGGTCCATGGCCACACGCATCGCCCGGCGCGTCACGTGCTGGACGTGGACGGCAAGAAGCGTGAACGCTGGGTGCTGCCCGACTGGGATTGCGACCACGTGTCGCCCCCGCGCGGTGGCTGGCTGATCATCGATAGCGATGGGCTGACGTTCTACGACCTGGAAACGGAATCGTAAGAGTAAGACTCAGGACAAAGCCGAACGCTGTGCAATGCCGGCAACGGCCGCACCATGAAAATGGCCTCGCAACCGCGAGGCCATTTTTTATGCGCGACTGAAAGGGACTAGCGCGTGAAGATCCACGCGGCGACCACCGCGCCGAACACGATGCGATACCAGGCAAACACGCGGTACGTATGGTTGGCCACAAAGCGCAGCACCGCGCGCACCACCACCATCGCGCTCAGGAACGCCGCGATGAAGCCCACGGCGATGCCGGACAGGTCGTGCTGGGTCAGCAGGCCGAAGTTCTTGTACATATCGAAAACGGCCGCGCCCAGCATGGTGGGCA
Coding sequences:
- a CDS encoding peptidylprolyl isomerase, which encodes MSTNPRVKLVTNQGDMVITLDAAKAPKTVENFLTYVKEGFYNGTVFHRVIDGFMIQGGGFEPGMKQKQTHAPIENEANNGLKNDKYTLAMARTSDPHSATAQFFINVSNNDFLNFTSPTPNGWGYAVFGTITEGTDVVEKIKGVKTGNKGFHQNVPNEDVIIEKAEILE
- a CDS encoding UDP-2,3-diacylglucosamine diphosphatase; protein product: MNKIALPGPIWLASDLHLGPATPATSEAFLAFLEAARQEAAALLLPGDIFDAWIGDDVIRAAPPWLATVLTALRDTSARIPVWLGRGNRDFLIGEELATAVGAKLLPEPALLQTDAGPVLLTHGDEFCTDDAAYQQFRKMVRNPQWQAEFLAKTIPERLAMAQQARGESQAANQTKSMEIMDVNGAAIEAIFRDSGVPVLVHGHTHRPARHVLDVDGKKRERWVLPDWDCDHVSPPRGGWLIIDSDGLTFYDLETES